From a single Cotesia glomerata isolate CgM1 linkage group LG6, MPM_Cglom_v2.3, whole genome shotgun sequence genomic region:
- the LOC123268109 gene encoding uncharacterized protein LOC123268109 translates to MPGCLVPGCTSGYKSNFEKVHFFSVPKDEKLKEQWQIAIKRPNTLVSKTQVVCDKHFLAGDIIRSRQLLGPEGEVLGVSPYRRPRLAPGAVPSLFPWTEVISSDNDIDANPETSEVNLVPDHSNASEKQVVDTFSVNINTVDRLEELQVGQSSDVCLYTDTPANIINNLEALEANSCCNSVEVFNFEALLTSNMELPSSWMRNNIKYKEESLISFSYLICDMIDGKYLSFNLKEVIVDSKLELYTHILDKPLNVSPYFNVKKSITSVNDLEEYLRQVNSLKVCRGIVIPDINEYENSDALVIDKRNMVRRETCTLLCHSTQCNACHNASRALVRKRKRNNTNLQDSRSINKKSNVLSSKFKSHAKVNSGNDHVKN, encoded by the exons ATGCCGGGTTGTTTAGTACCAGGATGTACTTCTGGTTACAAATCGAACTTTgaaaaagttcattttttttctgtgcccaaagatgaaaaattaaaggagCAGTGgcaaattgcaataaaaagaCCCAACACATTAGTTTCAAAAACACAAGTGGTTTGTGACAAACATTTTTTAGCTGGAGATATAATTCGAAGTCGACAGTTGTTAGGTCCAGAAGGAGAAGTTCTGGGAGTa TCACCATATCGGCGACCGCGACTAGCACCTGGAGCTGTACCTAGTTTATTTCCTTGGACAGAGGTGATATCATCTGATAATGACATTGATGCTAACCCTGAGACTTCAGAAGTAAATCTAGTTCCTGATCATAGTAATGCATCAGAAAAGCAAGTTGTTGATACATTTTCTGTCAATATTAATACTGTGGACAGGCTTGAGGAGCTTCAAGTGGGTCAATCTTCTGATGTTTGTTTATACACTGACACGCCagcaaatattataaataatttggaaGCTTTGGAAGCAAATAGTTGTTGTAATTCAGTggaagtatttaattttgaagctTTATTGACTAGTAATATGGAATTACCAAGTTCATGGATgcgtaataatataaaatataaagaagAGTCTCTGATCAGCTTTTCTTATCTTATATGCGATATGATCGatggaaaatatttaagtttCAATCTGAAAGAGGTGATAGTCGACTCAAAGTTGGaattatatacacatatactAGATAAGCCTTTAAATGTCTCGCCTTactttaatgtaaaaaaaagtatcacAAGTGTCAACGATTTGGAGGAGTATTTACGCCAGGTTAACTCTCTAAAAGTTTGTCGAGGTATTGTAATTCCTGATATCAATGAGTATGAAAATTCTGATGCGTTAGTTATAGATAAAAGGAACATGGTAAGACGTGAGACATGCACTCTCTTATGCCACTCAACGCAATGTAATGCGTGTCATAATGCAAGTAGAGCCTTAGTCAGAAAAAGGAAACGCAACAACACAAATTTGCAAGATTCtagatcaataaataaaaaaagtaatgtaCTTTCGAGTAAATTCAAGTCACATGCTAAAGTAAATTCTGGCAATGACCACgtgaaaaattga